The Gemmatimonadaceae bacterium genomic interval CGCCACCGCCACCACACAGTCGGCGCGCGTGGGGACGGCCGTCGGCACACCACCCGGCGTTCGCGTTACCGACGCCGGCGGGAACCCGGTGGCCGGCGCGCAGGTCACGTTCGCCATCACATCGGGAAATGGAACGGTCGCCCCGCAGGCGGCGGCCACCAACGCACAAGGACTGGCCACCGTCACCAGCTGGACGCTGGGCCCAGTGGCCGGTGCGCAGCAGCTGACGGCCACCGTCACCGGCCTGACGCCGGTGACCTTCAGCGCCACGGCCACCGCCGGCGCCGCATCGCAAATGACGATCGCCGCCGGCAACAACCAGCGTGCGCAAACGACGCGTCCGGTCACGATCCCGCCGTCGGTCATCGTACGCGACGCGCTGGGGAACGCGGTCGCTGGCGCCGTTGTCACCTTCACCGTTGCCTCTGGCGGCGGCTCGGTCGTCGGCGGCCGCCAGGTGACCGATGCCACGGGAACGGCCGAAGTGGGCGGGTGGTTCCTGGGCGATACGCCGGGAACCAACACGCTCACGGCGTCCACGCCTAACGTCGCGTCGGTGACCTTCACCGCAGTCGGCGATCCGGGGCGCGCGGTGTCGATGGTCGCCAATTCATCGGTCTCGCAGAGCGCCGCCGCGGGAGCCACGGTCGCCCAACCGCCCAGCGTGGTCGTGCGCGATCTTGCCGGCAACCCGGTCTCGGGAGTCGCCGTGACCTTCGCGGTAACCGCGGGCGGCGGCGCTGTCGCCGGCTCGCCCGTCACCACCAACGCCAGCGGTGTGGCCACCGTCACCTCGTGGACGCTGGGGAGCACGACGGGGAGCAACACGGTCGTGGCCAGCGCCACCGGCCTTCCCAGCGTGACGTTCACAGCGTCGGCCACCGCCGGGCCGCCCGCCAACGTGGCCGTCGTCTCGGGTAACAATGAAGTGGCCGTGCAAGGCACGGCCGTCGCCAACCGCCCCACGGTGCGGGTGACGGATGCACACGGCAACGTGGTGAGCGGCGCAACGGTGACCTTCGCCGTCACCGCCGGAGGAGGAACACTCACCGGCGTGACGCAAGTGACCGACGCGGCCGGCGATGCCACGGTCGGCAGCTGGACGTTAGGCTCGGCGTCACCCAACACCGTCACAGCGACCGTGACCGGCGCGGGGATCAGCGGCAACCCGGTGACGTTCACGGCGCAGAGCGTGACCGACATCGACCTGACGAGCGTCCCCACTGGGCCCATCACGCTGGGGACCGACTTCACCATCACCGTGCAGCTGCGTGATTCCGTGGCCGCGGCGGCGCCCAAGGCCGGCATCACCCTCACCATCGCCATCGCGTCCGGAGGCGGCACGCTCAACGGAACGCTCACCGCCGTCACCAACGCATCTGGCGTGGCCACCTTCACGGTCAACGTCACGGGAGCGGTGGGGGCGCGCACCTTCTCCATCACCGGTACCGGCCTCACCACGGCGACCACCGCGGCGATCACCTTCAATTGATGACCTCCTCCATGAGACGTGAATCGAGCATGACGGCGCGCCTCGCCCTGACACTCGTTGCAGCGCTGGCCGGCGCAGCCCTCGTCGCCTCGGACGCCGTGGCGCAGGCACCGACGACCGAACGACGCATCGGCGAGGAGATCTGGCGTATCACGGCGTCCACCGGCGCCTATGTCCCGCGCTCGGCGATTATTGTCGGCGCCGATGGCAAGGACACACGCCTTGGCGCGGGACCCAGCTTCGCCATCGATGTGCAGTACCTGCTGTCGGAGTACGGCGCCGTGTACGCCAACGGGAGCATGGGCTTCACGCACATCACGCTCGGCACCGCCATCCGACCCACCACCACCGGGCCGTCAGACCAGGTCACCGTGATGGGCGGGACCGCGGGGGTGATGCTGAGCGCCCCCTTGGGGAAGAACTTCCATCCCACGCTGCGGCTCGGCGGTGGCTTCAAGGGATACTCGTTCAACCTCACCGACGCCGAGAACCAGTGGCGCCCCACGGCCGACATCGGCGTCGGCTTTCGCGGTGTAGGGAGCGGGCCGTTGGAGATCAGCGCCGAGGTGCGCTACCTCCCCAGTTCGTTCGACCAGGGGAAGCTTCCCATTCGCGGCATCACACCGCAGGCGCAGCGACAGACCGACCTGGTGTTCAGTGTGGGAGTGAGCATTCGGCCGTAGATCGCTGTCGGGGTGCCGATAGCAAGCGAGGGGCGACGCCGCGGGGTGCGGTGTTGCCCCTCTTGCTCTTGGGACGGGGATGGGGGACGGGAGTCCGGGGGAGGGTGCAGGGGCGCGCGGGGCGCATGCGGTGGGGGCGCGTGGCGGACGGGCGCGTGGTGTCGCACATTGTGCCGGCGCTACCCCCGCTCGGGTCACCCGGCGCGCGATGCACCGTCCCGTGGCCGCACTGCAGCTGCAAACCTTTGGAGAACGATCGATGTCGACACCCGACGAACTGCTTGAGGAGATGGAAGAGGGACTGCTCGCCGCGGACCATGGTTTCGACCTGGCTGCGGGCGAGTGGACCGGCGGACGCGACATCGACCGGCGGCACTTCATGTTCGTCTCGCTGGTGACGGCGGCGGCGAGTACGCTGGGCGCGGCGAGCGCGCTCCGTGCGCAGGAGACGAGTGCCGGGAGCGGACGCGACCGCCGGCCGCAAAGTTCGCAGCAACAGCAACAGCCCCAGCAGCCGCCGCTCCCGCTGGGGAACGGTGAGGCGCCGGCGTTGCAGTTCCAGCCGTATCCGGCGGGGACCGGGGCGCTCATGGAGCGACTGGCGAGCGAGCGCGGGCGCGCCGCCTTCGACCGCGCCACGTTCGACGTGCCGAAGTGGTCGGGTCCGGTGCCGACGTCGCCGGACGACCTCGCGTTCCTTCCGGCTCATCGCCTGGCGGCGCTGCTGCGCGCCCGCAAGGTCACGTCGTTGCAACTGACGGAACTCTACCTGGCCCGGCTCGAACGGCTCAACCCAACGCTCAACTGCGTCGTCACGCTCATGGCCGCCCAGGCGCGCGCCGAGGCGCAGCGCGCCGACGCGGAGATCGCGGCGGGCAAGTGGCGCGGCCCGCTGCACGGCCTCCCCTACGGCGTGAAGGACCTGTTCTCGACCAGGGGCGTACCGACCACGTGGGGGGCGGCCGACTTCAAGGACCGCATCATCGACGAGGACGCGGAGATCGTCGTCAGGTTGCGCGAGGCGGGGGCCATCCTGGTGGCGAAGCTGTCCACCGGGCTCTTCGCGCAGAACGACTGGTGGTTCGGCGGGCGCACCAACAACCCGTGGAATCTCTCGCAGGGCTCGAGCGGGTCGTCGGCTGGCCCATCGTCGGCGGTCGCCGCGGGGTGTGTCGCCTTTGCCATCGGGACCGAGACGCAGGGGTCGATCGTCTCGCCCGCGGTGCGTTGCGGCCTCACCGCACTGCGTCCGACCTTTGGTCGCGTCTCGCGTCATGGCGGGATGGTGCTGGCCTGGTCGCAGGATCGCGTGGGGCCGATGTGCCGCACCGCCGAGGATTGCGCGATGGTCTTCAACGTCCTGCACGGCGTCGACGAGAAGGATCCGTCGACGGTGACGACGCCGTTCCACTTCGAGCGCGGGGTCAAGCTGTCGGCGTTGCGCATCGGTGTGGATCCCAATGCGCCGAAGGAACTGGTGGCGAAGCTGCGCGAGCTGGGGATGAATCCGCGCGAGATCGGCGCGCGCCCGACCGTCGCGGGGATGCAAGGGGGCGGGTTGGGGGTGGAGTACGCCGCCGCCTTCGACGCCTACGTGCAGCGCAAGGCGAAGGAGACCGGTCTCGACCTGGACAATCTTCCCCCGCTCCCGCCGCCCGCGGCTCCGAGCGCTCCGGGCGCTGCCGCGGCGCCGGCGCCTAACGCCGCACCATCCAACCCGATGGCCCCCGCCGACTGGAACCCGCGCTTCGTGAACGGGCGTCGCACGCGTGGCTTCGACTTCCTCCAGGTGCAACGCCGACGCTACGCCATGATCGTCAAGTGGGGGGAGTTCATGCGCGACCTCGACATGTTCATCGCCGCGCCCATGGCCGACGTCGGGGCCAACGCGCAGACCGGGCATCCCTGCGTGGTCTTCCCCTACAAGTTCGACGTCCCGCCGGCGCAGCAGTTCGCTCAGCGCGCGCCGGCCGACACCACGCCGGCGCCGAAGCTCAACGCGCAACCCATCTGTGCCACCATCGTCGGCGCGCTCTACGCCGACGATCGCATCCTTTCCGTCGCGCACCAGTTCCAGCAGGCGACCGACTTCCACGCCCGGCGGCCGGTGCTGTAGCGAGTGTCGTGTCGCGGGGCGCGTGGCGCGACGCGGCACATTCGCGACATGAGGGCGGTACCATGATCTCTCACACGCTCGACCGTCGAACCGTCGCACACTCTCCCTTCCTCTCATCAACGGACCATGACTATCCAGGCCGCCACGCCCTACCTCATCCTCAACGGCCGCGCCGACGAGGCCATTGCGCATTACGGCCAGGCGCTCGGCGCCACGGTGACCTCGCTGCAGCGCTTCGGCGACAACAATCCCAACTGTCCAGAGGCGCTGCGGGACAACGTGATGCATGCCGTGCTGCAGGTGGGAACCGCACTGGTGATGCTGAGCGACGGTCCTGGGCACGGCGCGGTGCCGGCCGAGGGGGCGGTGAACGTTGCTTTGCAGCTGGACGACGCCGCACAGGCGCACCGCGCCTTTGGTGTCCTTGCCGAAGGCGGCAAGGCCGTGCAGCCGCTCATCGCCGCGCCCTGGGGCGCCCTGTACGGCGCCGTGGTCGATCGCTATGGCGTGTCGTGGATGTTCAACTGCGAGGAGAAGAAGGGGTAGCCGCGCCGCCCTGCGCTCGCGCGTTGTAGCGCCTGGCGGCGTTCGCGCCATCCACGACGCTGAAGAGCCACCCGCCCACCACCACCACGCCCCCCACCTTCCCCACCGTATCGGTGCGCCCCCCGCGCACCATGAGGTAGCCGGTCCAGTACGCCGCCATCAGGAGCCACCCGCGGTTCACCTCCCCCGCGTACAGGTGCCCCACGCCGGGCACCATGCCTAACGCCGCCGCCACGCCCGGCGACTTGCGCTGGGGCGCCGCATCTGGCGGAGCGCCTGGTGCCGGCGCCGGCGCCGCGCGCGGCGCCGTCAGCGTGTCGAGCGCCGCCGGTACAGCGCGCTGCGCCGCCAGCTGCACCGGCACCGCCAACGCCCCCGCGAGCAGCAGCACGGCGCTCGCCCGCGCCAGCGGCCCCGGAATCACGGCCACGGGAGCGGGATCACCCGGAAGCGCGAACGCGTCGCGGGGTCGTCGTCGCCAGCGAAGTAGCGGGCAATGTCGCGCCGTGCACGGGTGCGAAACGCTTCGTCGGCGAGCGTGAACGTGGTGGGCTGCGGCGCCAGGAGGCTATCGAGCTGCGCCAGCGCCCACTCCGCCGCCAGCCGCACCTCCGCCAACGCCTGCTTGTCCCCCGCGCGATCGAGCAAGGTGTTGAGCACCACCAGCCGCACCGTGCGACGCAGCGCCTGCGCATTGGGATCGCGCGAAAGCGGCGCCCCCCACGTGCGCTCGATCACGCGCATCAGCACCTCCTGCACCGACGGGTTTGCCGCGTTGCGCGCGCTGAACTGCGCGAGTCGCGCCAACCGCTCGCGGTGCATGATCCCCTCCACCACCTCCGTTGCCAGCCCGCCGGCGAGCGAGATCTGGTCGAAGCCGCCCCCCGAGGCCGACTCCATCCACGCCAGCGACTCGTCGCCACCGAACGGGACGGGGGGAATCAGCTTCATCACGCGCTCGGGGACGGCCAACGCCGCCGGCTCCAGCGCGTCGAGCGCCACGCCTAACGCCTTGCGCTGCAGTGCGGCGGGAAGGATCGTCGTCGGTACCTGCCCATCGCCGCGCATCGCATAGCGGAAGTCCATCCCGCCGATGTACTTGATCACCCCTTCCAGCGAGTAGCGGTGGTGCAGGTAGACGTGGGTAAAGCGCATGTTGAGGAGGTACATCGGCTCGCCGGGCTTGATGGCGCGCTCGTCGAACTTGTCGATCAGGAGCTTGCGCACCGCGCTCGTGCGCTCGA includes:
- a CDS encoding Ig-like domain-containing protein, whose protein sequence is MRRRFTPPVDRSSPSWRVTRSPLAVVLAATQLVWLAACGETTINDPLAAGTVASVSGNGQVGVAGQALAAPVQVRVLGSDNQPLPGAPVTFTVTTGGGTVSPANATTDANGVASTAWTLGKTAGNNVLTVASGTASTTIAASGIAARAASVSGITGDNQTAAANTAVTLSPAVRVNDANGNAVEGVAVTFAVASGGGRVTNGFVRTNAQGVATVGSWVLGATAGTQTLTARVEESGVTNNPVLFTATATAGPAALVSAATATTQSARVGTAVGTPPGVRVTDAGGNPVAGAQVTFAITSGNGTVAPQAAATNAQGLATVTSWTLGPVAGAQQLTATVTGLTPVTFSATATAGAASQMTIAAGNNQRAQTTRPVTIPPSVIVRDALGNAVAGAVVTFTVASGGGSVVGGRQVTDATGTAEVGGWFLGDTPGTNTLTASTPNVASVTFTAVGDPGRAVSMVANSSVSQSAAAGATVAQPPSVVVRDLAGNPVSGVAVTFAVTAGGGAVAGSPVTTNASGVATVTSWTLGSTTGSNTVVASATGLPSVTFTASATAGPPANVAVVSGNNEVAVQGTAVANRPTVRVTDAHGNVVSGATVTFAVTAGGGTLTGVTQVTDAAGDATVGSWTLGSASPNTVTATVTGAGISGNPVTFTAQSVTDIDLTSVPTGPITLGTDFTITVQLRDSVAAAAPKAGITLTIAIASGGGTLNGTLTAVTNASGVATFTVNVTGAVGARTFSITGTGLTTATTAAITFN
- a CDS encoding amidase; translation: MSTPDELLEEMEEGLLAADHGFDLAAGEWTGGRDIDRRHFMFVSLVTAAASTLGAASALRAQETSAGSGRDRRPQSSQQQQQPQQPPLPLGNGEAPALQFQPYPAGTGALMERLASERGRAAFDRATFDVPKWSGPVPTSPDDLAFLPAHRLAALLRARKVTSLQLTELYLARLERLNPTLNCVVTLMAAQARAEAQRADAEIAAGKWRGPLHGLPYGVKDLFSTRGVPTTWGAADFKDRIIDEDAEIVVRLREAGAILVAKLSTGLFAQNDWWFGGRTNNPWNLSQGSSGSSAGPSSAVAAGCVAFAIGTETQGSIVSPAVRCGLTALRPTFGRVSRHGGMVLAWSQDRVGPMCRTAEDCAMVFNVLHGVDEKDPSTVTTPFHFERGVKLSALRIGVDPNAPKELVAKLRELGMNPREIGARPTVAGMQGGGLGVEYAAAFDAYVQRKAKETGLDLDNLPPLPPPAAPSAPGAAAAPAPNAAPSNPMAPADWNPRFVNGRRTRGFDFLQVQRRRYAMIVKWGEFMRDLDMFIAAPMADVGANAQTGHPCVVFPYKFDVPPAQQFAQRAPADTTPAPKLNAQPICATIVGALYADDRILSVAHQFQQATDFHARRPVL
- a CDS encoding VOC family protein, encoding MTIQAATPYLILNGRADEAIAHYGQALGATVTSLQRFGDNNPNCPEALRDNVMHAVLQVGTALVMLSDGPGHGAVPAEGAVNVALQLDDAAQAHRAFGVLAEGGKAVQPLIAAPWGALYGAVVDRYGVSWMFNCEEKKG